CAAATCATCAGGCGCATTAAAAATCGCCATCACCGCATCCCCCATATAATTTAAAATCACCCCGCCTGCATCCACAATCGCAGAAACCGCCATGTCTAAACATAAATGCAATAATTCAATCGTTTCTGTCGGCGTTAATTGCTCACTAATACGGGTATAATTACGTAAATCCGCAAATAATAACGTCACTTCGCGCACTTCTCCGCCTAAAGTGGGATTAATCCGTTGCTCAATTAACGCACGAGACACTTGATGTGGCACGTAATGTTGCAAAATAAATTCTAATTGCTGATGACTTTCGTCTAAACGATGTTTTAATAAACTTAATTCATTACGCTGTTGCGTTAAAATTTGTTGTGTTTTAGTATAAGGAGTATTGTCAGAAATAATAATTAACAAAAAGCGATGTTCTTCCTCTTGATGACACACTAAAGTGACGTTTAAATAATGCGTGTTATTATCATCATCGGAACGGTTTAAATTTTCCAGTTGAAAATCCGCTAATTGACCTAAAAAAATCTCTTCAATAATATCTTCGCAGCCCACTAATTCTGGAATTAAATCCAATAAATCCGCAGGCAAAACAATCCCCGTAAATAACACACAAGTCCCCCCCTGCGCAATCACCGATAATTCTCGATTCGCCAGCAAATAAACCGTTTTTTGTTCAACCAATAATCGATCAAGCAGCGCGTAAACCTGATCAGCACGCGCCGCGTTTGGCAGAGGCAGTGGAAACATAGTAGAATCAGAGGCAGTCATGGCAAAAAAGTCAGTAAACAAGGTAAAATTCGCGTCAATCGGGACACAGCTTATCAAAATGTCCCAATTTTTGCATGTTTACGCCTAAGCGGCAATTGCTTGCCTACAACGCATTAGCGATAATAAACACTTCCAACACGATTGGATTTTAGGAGTTAAGCGTGTGAGTCTGTTTCTTGGTAAAACTCATTATGAAGTCTTAGGGGTCAGTCCCTTGGCCAGCGTCGAGGACATTCGACTTGCCGCCCAAAACAAAGCCAGCGAAATTAATATGGCTTTCAATGCCTTGAGTGATGAGGAAAAACGGCATCGCCATAAAGAAGTCCAATCTCATGCCGATGCCATCAAAAACGCATTGTTTACCTTATCCGATCCGGAACAACGGCAGTTATACGATGTGCAGATCAGTCAGGCTACACTTTCATCCGCAGAAGGCAGCGGAATTGTTGAA
This is a stretch of genomic DNA from Thioflexithrix psekupsensis. It encodes these proteins:
- a CDS encoding adenylate/guanylate cyclase domain-containing protein, with translation MTASDSTMFPLPLPNAARADQVYALLDRLLVEQKTVYLLANRELSVIAQGGTCVLFTGIVLPADLLDLIPELVGCEDIIEEIFLGQLADFQLENLNRSDDDNNTHYLNVTLVCHQEEEHRFLLIIISDNTPYTKTQQILTQQRNELSLLKHRLDESHQQLEFILQHYVPHQVSRALIEQRINPTLGGEVREVTLLFADLRNYTRISEQLTPTETIELLHLCLDMAVSAIVDAGGVILNYMGDAVMAIFNAPDDLPHHAAHAIRAGLNLQETAKVYQEQRLFKLPYDLPVHFGVGINTGEAVVGNVGAGGHYQYTAIGDTVNVASRLCSHARGGQVLVGEKTYFSVAQQRVRATALPSIQFKGKSHSLTVYEIEELN